One window from the genome of Garra rufa chromosome 1, GarRuf1.0, whole genome shotgun sequence encodes:
- the coa3b gene encoding cytochrome C oxidase assembly factor 3b, whose product MEGKTPDASSTAQKPLTPAQKQLLKRQQELEYFKRHSKQLRSRNLITGLTIGAFVVGLFSYTILSVRQERIMDEIDEEAKVFVMKGPRTGANS is encoded by the exons ATGGAGGGCAAGACTCCGGACGCGTCCTCAACAGCGCAAAAACCTCTTACACCTGCGCAGAAACAGCTCCTTAAAAGACAGCAGGAATTGGAATACTTTAAGAGGCACTCAAAACAACTGCGAAGCCGTAATTTGATCACGGGCCTGACCATCGGAGCCTTTGTGGTGGGCCTAT TCAGCTACACTATTCTCTCAGTGAGGCAGGAGAGAATCATGGATGAGATTGATGAGGAAGCAAAAGTCTTCGTCATGAAAGGGCCTCGGACGGGGGCCAACTCTTAG